The Elusimicrobiota bacterium sequence GGAACGAGGGCATGGGCCGCCCCTTCGTCCAGCAGCCGTTCGGCTTGGGCATGGTCGTCCGCCGTAGCGATAAAGCGCGCATTGGGAGACAATGCTTTGGTCAAGCGCAGCAACCGTTCATTAGTCGTTCCTCTGAGGAACGTATCCGAGATGGTGCAACAGACAATGGAGGCTTTCTCAAGATGAAGGTGGCTGAGGGTTTCGGCGTGAGCCAAGTCGCCGTACACCCATTTGACGCCTTTATGTTCCAACCGTTCTTTCAAGCCCGCATTGTAATCGATGACCAGCATCCGGTTTAAGAGTTGAGGGGATTCCTCCTCGATGGTGTCGATTAGAGCTAAGCCTTCCCTGAAGCAGCCCAGCATGACGATATCCCTCTGTGCTTCGGGTGACGGCTGGGCCGGGTCCGTACGCCGTTCGCGCAGGCCCAGGGATTCCAGCCACCGGCTCAGGGTTCTGGCCAAGCGGTCGTTATAAGCGATGATATAGGTCGACGCCAAAGAAGCCAGGAGCATGGCGCCGAGAATCGTGGAAGCGAACGTTTCCCGCACATGACCGAATTCTACGCCTAAGGCCACCATCACCAGGGAGAATTCGCTGATTTGGGCCAAATTCAGCGCAGTAACAAGGCCGAGCCTTAAGCCTTTTCCTTGGCGGTAAAGAACCGCGGTCACGCTGATGAGCCGGCTCGCAATGACGAAACCGACGGCCAACCCTGCCGTCATTAAAAAAGTTCCGTCCGGGCGCGGCATTTTTAGACCCAAGGAGACGAAAAACAGCGTGGTGAAGAAATCCCGGATTCCGGTCAATTTGGAGCCGACATCCGTTCCATAGGGAAATGTGCCGATGGAAATGCCCGCGATCAAAGCCCCCATTTCTTTGGAAAGCCCGGCGCGCTCGGCCAGCATAGTCAGGACGAAACACCAGGATGCCGATGTTAAGAGCACCAATTCCGGGTTTTTGGCCGATGCTCGAAACAGGCGGCTCAGGCCATATCGGCTGATCACAAAAGCTAACGCCACCAGCGCCGCGCCTAAGCCCAGAGAAGCGGCGATGCCGGTTAATTCGGGATTGCTTAAATTCGGCTGGATCGCCATAAAAGCTACGGCAAAGATGTCTTGAACGATCAGGACGCCGATGGTCAAGCGGCCGGCTGTCGTGTGCGCCTCAAATTTGTCGTGTAGAAGCTTGACGGCGATCATGGTCGAGCTCATGGCCAGGGCCACCGAGAGATAAAGGAGCTCGAACCCTTCCGGACGAAAACCATAGTCCACCAGGCTGAAAAAGGCGAAGCCCAGGGCCATGCAGCAGAAAATTTGCGCGGCGCCGAGCGTCAACATGGCGCGGCCCATTTTGGCGATTTCTTTCAAATTGATCTCAAGGCCGATGATAAAGAGGAGGAAAATCAGGCCGATCTCGGAAATTAATTCGATGGAATCCGGTTCCGTGACCAGGCCCAGGCCCAACTGGGGTCCCAGGATAACGCCGCCTAAAACGTAGCCTAGAATGGCCGGCTGGCCCAGCAGGCGCAGAATATGCGCCGAACAAGCCGCGAACACGATCGAGAGGCTGATATCCGTCAGCAGGTGCAGGGACCCATGCGTCACGAGGAGTATTATACCCCCGGGTAGGACGATCGGTGATTGGTGGTAAAATAAAAATGATGAGTGAGAAAACCCTGTTACCGACGAAGAAAGAGATCGACGACGAGGCCGCGCGCCTTGAGGCCAAGGGCCTGCTTCAATTGGGCGGGCATACCGAAGAAACGCTGCTCTTGACCGCGGAAAAAACCTGGCGCATCAATCGTCTCAAAGCGCAAAACAATGCGGTGATCCCGGCGCATGTGTATCAGCGGGCCGAGATTCTTTTGGGGATCGCCGACTTTACCGGAGACTCCTATCGTTTGGCCAAGCTTTGCACCGAGGTCAAGGCCGAGCGCATTGTTTTTTGCGGGGTTCGTTTTATGGCGGAAACAGCCAAGATTTTAAACCCGGAGAAAACCGTTATCCTTCCCGCGCTTGAAGCCGGTTGTTCGCTGGCGGAGAGCATCACCGGCGAGGATGTCCGAAAACTCAAGGCCCGCCACCCCGGCGTTCCGGCGGTCTGTTATATCAACACCACGGCCGACGTCAAAGCCGAATGCGACGCCGTGGTTACCAGCGCCAATGCGCGCACAATTTTGGAAAAGCTTTACCGGCAGCACCCGAAGCTGATTTTTTTGCCGGATGAGCTGATGGGCAAGAATTTAGCCCGCGATTTAAACAAGAAATTGGGCGAGGAAATGATTATTTGGAAGGGAACCTGCATCGTTCACGAGGATTTTGACGCCTCATGGGTCCAGCGTTACCGTCAAGAATACCCGGGGGTTAAAATTTTGGCGCATACCGAGTGCAGCCCAAGTTTGGTTGAAATCGTGGATTTTGCCGGGGGCACCGGCGACATGATGAAGTACGTCAAGAATACAGACGCCTCCTACTATATGCTGGTTACCGAATGCGGGTTAGGCGACTTGGCCCGGACCGAATTTCCCGGTAAAAAATTTGTGCCGATGTGCCGGCTATGCCCTTACATGAAATCCGTGGATTTGGATCATGTGGAACAAGCATTGCGCAATCCCGGACC is a genomic window containing:
- a CDS encoding cation:proton antiporter gives rise to the protein MTHGSLHLLTDISLSIVFAACSAHILRLLGQPAILGYVLGGVILGPQLGLGLVTEPDSIELISEIGLIFLLFIIGLEINLKEIAKMGRAMLTLGAAQIFCCMALGFAFFSLVDYGFRPEGFELLYLSVALAMSSTMIAVKLLHDKFEAHTTAGRLTIGVLIVQDIFAVAFMAIQPNLSNPELTGIAASLGLGAALVALAFVISRYGLSRLFRASAKNPELVLLTSASWCFVLTMLAERAGLSKEMGALIAGISIGTFPYGTDVGSKLTGIRDFFTTLFFVSLGLKMPRPDGTFLMTAGLAVGFVIASRLISVTAVLYRQGKGLRLGLVTALNLAQISEFSLVMVALGVEFGHVRETFASTILGAMLLASLASTYIIAYNDRLARTLSRWLESLGLRERRTDPAQPSPEAQRDIVMLGCFREGLALIDTIEEESPQLLNRMLVIDYNAGLKERLEHKGVKWVYGDLAHAETLSHLHLEKASIVCCTISDTFLRGTTNERLLRLTKALSPNARFIATADDHAQAERLLDEGAAHALVPAKLAGSKILELIKESSPADVPEDRSCDHPQTTAV
- the nadA gene encoding quinolinate synthase NadA, yielding MMSEKTLLPTKKEIDDEAARLEAKGLLQLGGHTEETLLLTAEKTWRINRLKAQNNAVIPAHVYQRAEILLGIADFTGDSYRLAKLCTEVKAERIVFCGVRFMAETAKILNPEKTVILPALEAGCSLAESITGEDVRKLKARHPGVPAVCYINTTADVKAECDAVVTSANARTILEKLYRQHPKLIFLPDELMGKNLARDLNKKLGEEMIIWKGTCIVHEDFDASWVQRYRQEYPGVKILAHTECSPSLVEIVDFAGGTGDMMKYVKNTDASYYMLVTECGLGDLARTEFPGKKFVPMCRLCPYMKSVDLDHVEQALRNPGPDHIIEVSEGIRVKAKKAIDAMFALA